One part of the Hydra vulgaris chromosome 01, alternate assembly HydraT2T_AEP genome encodes these proteins:
- the LOC136075156 gene encoding uncharacterized protein LOC136075156 isoform X2, protein MSFVIVEFLNGKIKEVEVIAKSWMKNDGKCFWPPFKSSAVIRKAVTTLQAPTSDWKIYPARILYTTDFYEEDRLCLEKAADTSNIETDTEEKKGTKRKRMTAMKFCESDEDNVVGDEELYGRHYFDSSNSQRTSNMISNIADVFKSISTPHLHSEIASFSVADNNIDFSKETNLSQGKMMLSSNILVENGFKNCVLNKEDSRETHLSCQDFQKVALSWMAKIDKKIDKLFLQQSTSTVSTSSLSTEPIFERCLTKSDVGLLEEKVKASNVFKSRVSLWR, encoded by the exons ATGTCATTTGTcattgttgaatttttaaatggaaaaattaaagaagtgGAAGTGATTGCTAAAAGTTGGATGAAAAATGATGGGAAATGCTTCTGGCCGCCATTTAAAAGTTCTGCTGTAATTCGTAAAGCTGTCACTACCTTGCAGGCTCCAACCTCTGATTGGAAGATATACCCAGCTAGGATTTTATACACTACAG ATTTTTATGAAGAAGATCGGTTATGCTTAGAAAAAGCAGCAGATACTTCAAATATTGAAACTGACACTGAAGAGAAAAAAGGGACAAAGCGAaa gAGAATGACGGCAATGAAATTCTGTGAAAGTGATGAAGATAATGTGGTTGGTGATGAAGAACTATATGGAAGACATTATTTTGATAGTTCAAATAGCCAAAGAACATCTAACATGATTTCAAATATAGCAG atgtttttaaatcGATATCAACTCCCCATTTACACAGTGAAATAGCAAGCTTTTCAGTTGCTGATAATAACATTGATTTCTCGAAAGAAACTAATCTATCTCAAGGAAAAATGATGTTGTCTTCAaatatattg GTAGAAAATGGctttaaaaattgtgttttaaataaagaggATAGCAGAGAAACACATTTGTCTTGCCAgg attttcaaaaagttgcatTGAGTTGGATggcaaaaatagataaaaagatA GATAAGTTATTTCTACAGCAGTCTACATCAACAGTGAGCACTAGTTCTTTATCTACGGAGCCCATTTTTGAAAGATGCCTAACAAAATCTGATGTGGGTTTACTAGAAGAAAAAGTCAAAGCtagcaatgtttttaaaagtagagTG